The following DNA comes from Verrucomicrobiota bacterium.
TTTCATTGACGATGCCGCGGCTGCCGGGCTAACGTTCAAGCCTTCGATCCCTGGGAGGGTTCCCCCGTGAGCATCCCCGTCAAGATCCGTGTCAACGGAAAGCTGCGTGAAAGCGAGGTAGAGCCTCGCCTGTTGCTGGTTCAGTTTTTGCGTGAGGTGTGCGGCCTGACCGGGACGCACGTGGGCTGCGAGACCGGCGTGTGCGGGGCCTGCACCGTGCTGGTTGACGGGCAGGCGGTCAAGTCGTGCACGATGCTTGCCGTCCAGGCTGATGGTTCAGAGGTCACCACGATCGAGGGGCTTGCGCGTGACGGACAGCTGCATCCTGTCCAGGAAGGTTTCTGGGAATGCCACGGGCTCCAGTGCGGCTACTGCACGCCAGGCATGATCATGGCTGCGGTCCAGCTTCTTGAGCGAAATGCCTCGCCTTCACGCGACGAAATCCGCCACGCGCTCGACGGCAATCTCTGCCGTTGTACCGGCTACTCGCACATCGTCGACGCGGTTGAGCACGCAGCAAAGAAAGCCCGGAGGTAGAAATGGTCACCACGAAAGAGAACGCCCCTGAAGTGAAATCGTCTCAGGGATACGTCGGCCGCGCGATGAAGCGCGTTGAGGATCCCCGACTCGTTAAAGGCATCGCAACCTACGTTGACGATTTGAAGCTCCCGGGCATCCTCCACGCGGAATTCGTCCGCAGCCCGCACGCACACGCTACTGTCAATTCCATCAAGACGGAGGCCGCGACGCAGTTGCCGGGCGTCATCGGTGTCTTCACCGGTGCGGACGTGAACGACAAAGTGGGGACGATTCCATGCGTCTCCCTGCTTCCCGGCCAGAAGTCGCCTGACCATAAGGTCCTGGCTGGCGGGCGTGCCTACTTCGTCGGCCACCCGGTCGCGGTCGTTATCGCGGAGACGCGGGCCATCGCGCGGGACGCGCTCGATCTCGTCGAGGTCGACTACGATCCACTCCCGGCGGTGATCGATCCGGAGAAGGCGCTCCAACAGGATTCGCCCCTCACGCACCCTGAACTCGGGACCAACGTCGCGTTTACGTGGAACCTCCAGTCCGGTGATGTGGCCGGCGCCTTCCAGGAGGCCGACAAGGTCCTGAAAATCCGTGTAAACCACCCGCGGCTGACGCCGATGGCCATGGAACCACGCGGCTGCGTGGCGTCGTGGAATGCTGGTGAATCATCGCTCACCCTCTGGACCTCGACCCAGATCCCGCACCTTATCCGGACGCTTCTACCCGGCTTGATCCGAATCCCGGAGAACAAGCTCCGCGTGGTCGCGCCCGAGGTCGGTGGCGGGTTCGGTTCAAAGCTTAACCTCTACCCGGAAGAGGCCGTCGTCAGTCACCTGGCCATGCGCCTTGACCGGCCGATCAAGTGGATCGAGAGCCGGCGCGAAAACGCGGCGGCCACCATTCATGGGCGCGATCAGGTTGGAGACCACGAGATTGCGATTCGGAACGACGGCACGGTGCTCGCCATCCGGTCTAAAGCGATCGCCGATATCGGCTCGTACTGCCAGCTTCTGACGCCCGCAATCCCGACCCTGACAGGCGTCATGATCTGCGGCTGCTATAAGCTCAAGGCGGTGCAGGTCGACTTTACGGGCGTACACACAAACAAGATGTCAACCGATGCGTACCGCGGCGCGGGACGGCCCGAGGCGGCCTACGTGATCGAGCGCATCATGGACTTTGTAGCCGCCGAGCTTGGCCTCGACCCGGTGCAGGTCCGCCTGAAAAACATGCCCGCTCCCACGGAGTTCCCGTTCACAACCGCCAGCGGGCTCGTGTATGACAGCGGAAACTATCAGGCGGCCCTTGACAAGGCGGCAGCGCTCGCCGACTGGCCGAAGCTCCTCAAACGACGGGACGCGGCGCGGGGGGAGGGCCGGCTTTTCGGGGTTGGCATAGCCACCTACGTTGAGATCTGCGGGTTCGGTCCTTCAAAGACCATGGCTGCGGGCGGATGGGAATGGGGCTGCGTCCGGATCGAGATGTCCGGGAAGGTGACCGTGATTACGGGCACTACCCCGCACGGGCAAGGGCAGGAGACCAGCTTTGCCCAGATCGCGGCTGACCGGTTGGGCGTACCGATCGAAGACGTCGTCGTTCTCCGTGGCGACACGGCAACGGCCCACTTCGGCCGCGACACGTACGGCAGCCGCACCACTTCGCTTGGCGGGACGGCGATCGTGATGTCGATCGATAAGATCATTGAAAAGGCGAAAACGCTGGCTGCGGCGCTCCTTGAGT
Coding sequences within:
- a CDS encoding (2Fe-2S)-binding protein; this encodes MSIPVKIRVNGKLRESEVEPRLLLVQFLREVCGLTGTHVGCETGVCGACTVLVDGQAVKSCTMLAVQADGSEVTTIEGLARDGQLHPVQEGFWECHGLQCGYCTPGMIMAAVQLLERNASPSRDEIRHALDGNLCRCTGYSHIVDAVEHAAKKARR
- a CDS encoding xanthine dehydrogenase family protein molybdopterin-binding subunit yields the protein MVTTKENAPEVKSSQGYVGRAMKRVEDPRLVKGIATYVDDLKLPGILHAEFVRSPHAHATVNSIKTEAATQLPGVIGVFTGADVNDKVGTIPCVSLLPGQKSPDHKVLAGGRAYFVGHPVAVVIAETRAIARDALDLVEVDYDPLPAVIDPEKALQQDSPLTHPELGTNVAFTWNLQSGDVAGAFQEADKVLKIRVNHPRLTPMAMEPRGCVASWNAGESSLTLWTSTQIPHLIRTLLPGLIRIPENKLRVVAPEVGGGFGSKLNLYPEEAVVSHLAMRLDRPIKWIESRRENAAATIHGRDQVGDHEIAIRNDGTVLAIRSKAIADIGSYCQLLTPAIPTLTGVMICGCYKLKAVQVDFTGVHTNKMSTDAYRGAGRPEAAYVIERIMDFVAAELGLDPVQVRLKNMPAPTEFPFTTASGLVYDSGNYQAALDKAAALADWPKLLKRRDAARGEGRLFGVGIATYVEICGFGPSKTMAAGGWEWGCVRIEMSGKVTVITGTTPHGQGQETSFAQIAADRLGVPIEDVVVLRGDTATAHFGRDTYGSRTTSLGGTAIVMSIDKIIEKAKTLAAALLESTPKEVEFKDGGFFANGKAENALGWGRLASEAYLAKNLPPGLEPGLEASSFFEPPSCTFPFGTHIAAVEVDRDTGQVNIVKYIAVDDCGRQVNPLLVEGQVQGGIAQSIGATLMEGTVYDENGQLLTGEFMDYAIPHATDVPDFVLGSTETPSPANPLGVKGVGEAGTIGATPAIGNAVIDALSSLGIRHLDLPFTPERVWRAIQEKEGRS